In Suricata suricatta isolate VVHF042 chromosome 14, meerkat_22Aug2017_6uvM2_HiC, whole genome shotgun sequence, one DNA window encodes the following:
- the GNB1L gene encoding guanine nucleotide-binding protein subunit beta-like protein 1 isoform X1 translates to MQVALGVSPWDGDGTAVSGRRSVDPLRRRLAEPQVTALPPRMAASPLPPPDPRFVLRGTQSAVHALHFFGGAQGQGHPLLLSGSLSGLVHIWSLQTRRPVAILDGHQGQCVTWLQTLPQGHQLLSQGRDLKLCLWDLAEGRNAVVDSMHLESMGFCRSSVLTRGQGKWMLAMPGSGSDEVQILEMPSKTSVCTLKPEADAKPGMPMCLELWQAESSPRPLLLAGYEDGSVALWDVSERKVCSRVACHTEPVMGFGFDSQKARGVSGSAEKALAVWSLDEQQALQVCKTHELTNPGIADVKIRPDRKILATAGWDHRVRVFHWRTMKPLAVLSFHSATVHCVAFATDGLLAAGSGDQRISIWSLYPISSDSSTSSLGHVEHREVGAHALA, encoded by the exons GTGACTGCACTCCCTCCCAGAATGGCAGCCTCACCGCTCCCACCACCCGACCCACGGTTTGTCCTCCGAGGAACCCAGTCAGCGGTACATGCACTGCATTTCTTCGGAGGAGCCCAAGGGCAGGGGCACCCGCTCCTCCTCTCAGG GTCCCTGAGTGGGCTGGTGCACATCTGGAGCCTGCAGACGCGAAGGCCGGTTGCTATCCTGGACGGCCATCAGGGCCAGTGTGTGACCTGGCTGCAGACGTTGCCTCAGGGGCACCAGCTTCTCAG TCAGGGCCGGGACCTGAAGCTGTGCCTGTGGGACCTGGCGGAGGGCAGAAACGCTGTTGTGGACTCCATGCACCTGGAGAGCATGGGCTTCTGCAGGAGCTCTGTCCTGACCAGGGGTCAGGGGAAGTGGATGCTGGCCATGCCGGGGAGCGGCAGTGATgag GTTCAGATTCTGGAGATGCCATCCAAGACGTCAGTGTGCACCCTGAAGCCTGAGGCAGATGCCAAGCCGGGCATGCCCATGTGCCTGGAGCTGTGGCAG GCTGAGTCCAGTCCCCGCCCACTCCTCCTGGCCGGCTATGAGGACGGATCTGTGGCCCTATGGGACGTCTCTGAGCGGAAGGTGTGCAGCCGAGTCGCCTGCcacacagagcccgtcatgggctTTGGCTTTGACTCCCAAAAGGCCAGGGGCGTCTCGGGCTCTGCGGAGAAGGCGCTGGCTGTCTGGAGCCTGGATGAGCAGCAGGCCCTGCAG GTATGCAAAACTCATGAACTCACCAACCCCGGGATTGCTGATGTCAAGATCCGGCCAGACCGCAAGATCCTAGCCACTGCAGGCTGGGACCATCGTGTCCGTGTGTTTCACTGGCGGACAATGAAGCCACTGGCTGTGCTTTCCTTCCACAGTGCTACTGTCCACTGCGTGGCCTTCGCCACTGATGGCTTGCTGGCTGCAGGGTCTGGGGATCAGCGCATCAGCATCTGGTCACTCTACCCGATTAGCAGTGACTCATCCACTTCCTCATTGGGACATGTGGAGCacagggaggtgggagcccaCGCTTTGGCCTGA
- the GNB1L gene encoding guanine nucleotide-binding protein subunit beta-like protein 1 isoform X2 gives MAASPLPPPDPRFVLRGTQSAVHALHFFGGAQGQGHPLLLSGSLSGLVHIWSLQTRRPVAILDGHQGQCVTWLQTLPQGHQLLSQGRDLKLCLWDLAEGRNAVVDSMHLESMGFCRSSVLTRGQGKWMLAMPGSGSDEVQILEMPSKTSVCTLKPEADAKPGMPMCLELWQAESSPRPLLLAGYEDGSVALWDVSERKVCSRVACHTEPVMGFGFDSQKARGVSGSAEKALAVWSLDEQQALQVCKTHELTNPGIADVKIRPDRKILATAGWDHRVRVFHWRTMKPLAVLSFHSATVHCVAFATDGLLAAGSGDQRISIWSLYPISSDSSTSSLGHVEHREVGAHALA, from the exons ATGGCAGCCTCACCGCTCCCACCACCCGACCCACGGTTTGTCCTCCGAGGAACCCAGTCAGCGGTACATGCACTGCATTTCTTCGGAGGAGCCCAAGGGCAGGGGCACCCGCTCCTCCTCTCAGG GTCCCTGAGTGGGCTGGTGCACATCTGGAGCCTGCAGACGCGAAGGCCGGTTGCTATCCTGGACGGCCATCAGGGCCAGTGTGTGACCTGGCTGCAGACGTTGCCTCAGGGGCACCAGCTTCTCAG TCAGGGCCGGGACCTGAAGCTGTGCCTGTGGGACCTGGCGGAGGGCAGAAACGCTGTTGTGGACTCCATGCACCTGGAGAGCATGGGCTTCTGCAGGAGCTCTGTCCTGACCAGGGGTCAGGGGAAGTGGATGCTGGCCATGCCGGGGAGCGGCAGTGATgag GTTCAGATTCTGGAGATGCCATCCAAGACGTCAGTGTGCACCCTGAAGCCTGAGGCAGATGCCAAGCCGGGCATGCCCATGTGCCTGGAGCTGTGGCAG GCTGAGTCCAGTCCCCGCCCACTCCTCCTGGCCGGCTATGAGGACGGATCTGTGGCCCTATGGGACGTCTCTGAGCGGAAGGTGTGCAGCCGAGTCGCCTGCcacacagagcccgtcatgggctTTGGCTTTGACTCCCAAAAGGCCAGGGGCGTCTCGGGCTCTGCGGAGAAGGCGCTGGCTGTCTGGAGCCTGGATGAGCAGCAGGCCCTGCAG GTATGCAAAACTCATGAACTCACCAACCCCGGGATTGCTGATGTCAAGATCCGGCCAGACCGCAAGATCCTAGCCACTGCAGGCTGGGACCATCGTGTCCGTGTGTTTCACTGGCGGACAATGAAGCCACTGGCTGTGCTTTCCTTCCACAGTGCTACTGTCCACTGCGTGGCCTTCGCCACTGATGGCTTGCTGGCTGCAGGGTCTGGGGATCAGCGCATCAGCATCTGGTCACTCTACCCGATTAGCAGTGACTCATCCACTTCCTCATTGGGACATGTGGAGCacagggaggtgggagcccaCGCTTTGGCCTGA